One Peribacillus simplex NBRC 15720 = DSM 1321 genomic region harbors:
- a CDS encoding spore germination protein produces MILSPKDKITTPQAAVIVINFILGTGLLTLPRSATEKVHTPDVWISVIFGGVIAIIAGVIMVKLSQQFPEKTFYQYINDIVGKWVGRLLSLVVICYFLMTSGFQLRSMAEVVRYLLLEGTPTWAITMIFMWVGLYLIIGGINPIARLFEIILPLTVILFLAVTFMSFKIFEIDNLRPVLGDGVIPVLKGVKTTALAFSGPEIMLLLVPFMNQPKKAVKALLVGVSIPLIFYVITVVMVIGALSVDGVVLRTWPTLDLIRSFEISGLIFERFESLLLGVWIMQIFATFTITYFAAALGLAQLTKKSIHPFMFGLLPILYIIAMIPRNINDLFKQGDFVGNIALLLFGLLPLLLLIISRIKGGKYETIT; encoded by the coding sequence ATGATTCTCAGTCCGAAAGACAAAATCACAACTCCTCAAGCAGCTGTCATTGTCATCAACTTCATACTCGGCACAGGATTACTCACCCTACCCAGATCAGCTACAGAGAAGGTACATACACCAGATGTATGGATAAGCGTTATTTTTGGCGGAGTTATCGCGATAATCGCGGGGGTGATCATGGTCAAATTAAGCCAACAGTTTCCCGAAAAAACCTTTTATCAATACATCAATGATATTGTTGGAAAATGGGTGGGTAGGTTACTCAGTTTGGTTGTAATCTGCTATTTTCTTATGACTTCCGGGTTTCAGCTCCGTTCAATGGCGGAGGTAGTAAGGTATTTACTTCTTGAAGGTACCCCTACTTGGGCAATTACCATGATTTTCATGTGGGTAGGTCTTTATCTCATCATCGGTGGCATTAACCCGATCGCCCGTCTTTTTGAGATTATATTACCTTTGACAGTTATCCTTTTTTTGGCTGTTACCTTTATGAGCTTTAAAATATTTGAGATCGATAATCTGCGTCCTGTATTAGGAGACGGAGTCATCCCTGTACTAAAAGGAGTAAAAACAACCGCTCTCGCTTTTTCAGGGCCTGAAATCATGCTACTGCTTGTTCCGTTTATGAATCAGCCAAAAAAAGCAGTAAAAGCCCTGCTTGTAGGAGTTTCCATTCCATTGATTTTTTATGTAATAACGGTCGTAATGGTTATCGGGGCATTATCTGTTGATGGAGTGGTCCTGAGAACATGGCCGACACTTGATCTTATACGGAGTTTTGAAATCTCCGGTTTGATCTTTGAACGGTTTGAATCTTTATTGCTCGGGGTTTGGATCATGCAAATATTCGCCACATTTACCATAACCTACTTTGCAGCCGCTTTAGGGCTGGCTCAACTTACGAAAAAGAGCATTCACCCATTTATGTTTGGCTTGCTCCCAATTCTCTACATCATTGCCATGATACCGAGAAATATCAATGACCTATTTAAACAAGGAGATTTCGTCGGCAATATCGCCTTGTTATTATTTGGTTTACTCCCGCTTCTCCTGCTTATCATCTCAAGAATTAAGGGAGGGAAATATGAAACAATCACATAG
- a CDS encoding Ger(x)C family spore germination protein translates to MKQSHSNIRPLFISLFVLLFLFLTGCWSSHEIEEQSLGIGLAFDKGKQSSIEKKLNEQGDGYSKKDLITGTYQFITPQVASSTTKQSGPQQKSYVNVSETGDSFHQMVREISLRSEQPVTAHHMKVVVIGEDLAKSYRLEQLLDQNFRESEVRPSCLVLISKGRASKTLETKKAGEIPAFRLAGIVENAYRTARILPPMSHIKVESKIKSGSSFLMQKVLSADGQVKFAGAAVIDGKTHKMAGTLNEEELEGVTWITGKGKGGVVKSFYKETGQLIVYEIESMKSTIIPRVTGNNISFDVNIESVGRLSENWVVSGNTFKNEFLKKAEKSSEKEVKRLVGNVIEKMQKEYQLDVAGFGNRLRIEHPKVWNKVKKDWDQTFSETQINYDVKLTINDYGTSGGSKK, encoded by the coding sequence ATGAAACAATCACATAGCAATATACGCCCCCTCTTCATTTCCCTCTTCGTTCTTTTGTTCTTATTCCTTACAGGATGTTGGAGCAGTCATGAAATCGAAGAGCAAAGTTTAGGTATAGGTTTGGCATTCGATAAAGGCAAGCAGTCCTCCATCGAGAAAAAGTTAAACGAACAAGGGGATGGTTATTCAAAAAAGGACCTGATTACTGGAACCTATCAATTTATCACTCCACAAGTAGCAAGTTCAACAACGAAACAATCAGGACCACAACAAAAATCTTATGTTAACGTTTCTGAAACTGGAGATTCGTTCCATCAAATGGTTCGTGAAATATCATTGAGAAGTGAACAACCCGTAACCGCTCACCATATGAAAGTGGTTGTTATCGGCGAAGATCTTGCAAAATCGTATAGATTGGAACAATTACTTGATCAAAACTTTCGAGAAAGTGAAGTTAGACCAAGCTGTCTTGTGCTCATAAGTAAAGGAAGAGCAAGCAAGACACTGGAAACAAAGAAAGCAGGAGAAATTCCAGCGTTTCGTCTGGCTGGCATTGTAGAAAATGCATATCGAACAGCGAGGATTTTACCTCCCATGTCTCATATTAAAGTAGAAAGCAAAATCAAATCAGGATCTAGTTTTCTAATGCAAAAAGTTCTATCAGCGGATGGGCAAGTCAAATTTGCTGGAGCTGCCGTGATTGATGGAAAGACACACAAAATGGCTGGTACTTTGAATGAGGAAGAACTGGAGGGCGTAACATGGATTACAGGTAAGGGGAAAGGCGGTGTAGTGAAAAGCTTTTATAAAGAAACCGGTCAGCTGATTGTGTATGAAATAGAGTCCATGAAAAGCACTATCATACCTCGAGTTACAGGAAACAACATCTCTTTTGATGTAAACATTGAATCCGTGGGTAGACTGTCTGAAAATTGGGTAGTTTCGGGAAATACTTTTAAAAATGAATTTCTCAAAAAAGCAGAAAAATCATCTGAAAAAGAAGTGAAACGCTTGGTAGGGAATGTAATAGAAAAAATGCAAAAAGAATACCAACTGGACGTTGCTGGCTTCGGAAATCGATTGAGAATTGAGCACCCAAAAGTATGGAATAAGGTCAAAAAGGATTGGGACCAAACATTTAGTGAAACTCAGATCAACTACGATGTAAAATTAACCATTAATGATTATGGAACATCAGGAGGATCAAAGAAGTGA